The proteins below come from a single Leifsonia sp. 1010 genomic window:
- a CDS encoding dodecin, with the protein MTNRTYRVIEIVGTSPDGTDAAIRNGIERASKTIREIDWFEVTDTRGEVEDGRVAHFQVTMKVGFRLEQLAD; encoded by the coding sequence GTGACTAACCGCACATACCGAGTGATCGAGATCGTGGGCACATCGCCGGACGGGACGGATGCGGCCATACGCAACGGGATCGAGCGAGCGTCGAAGACCATCCGCGAGATCGACTGGTTCGAAGTGACCGATACCCGCGGCGAAGTGGAGGACGGACGCGTCGCGCACTTCCAGGTGACGATGAAAGTGGGATTCCGGCTCGAGCAACTCGCCGACTGA
- a CDS encoding LysR substrate-binding domain-containing protein, whose protein sequence is MDLRLYRALVAVADASSFSRAAETLSITQPALTKQIQQLEAFIGAPVFIRGRSGAELTALGELLLPSARELVERADQLEAQARRIAAGDVGQLRIGFGLSTLTIAPRAVARFRRDHPDVRVVLDDMSSAVQAERIERGLLDVGFMRLPAPAPLDSVSLETDTLAVASPAGWDPPEDAAGLVPWLDAHPVIALAEDRGPGLSAQVRRYFAESGSSPAPAQYARDIQTVLALVAAGAGVGVVPYSARRIAPQGITFQPIRAAASSWHVGVVWHPGRVTPVIRKFLEGVAANAPADSPRRSTS, encoded by the coding sequence ATGGACCTGCGTCTCTATCGCGCTCTCGTCGCTGTCGCCGACGCGTCGTCGTTCAGCCGCGCCGCCGAGACCCTGTCGATCACGCAGCCCGCTCTCACCAAGCAGATACAGCAGCTCGAGGCCTTCATCGGCGCGCCCGTGTTCATCCGCGGACGCTCCGGCGCCGAGCTCACCGCTCTCGGGGAGCTCCTGCTTCCCTCAGCGCGCGAGCTCGTCGAACGGGCCGATCAGCTGGAAGCGCAGGCCCGCCGCATCGCGGCGGGCGACGTCGGTCAACTGCGGATCGGATTCGGGCTCTCGACGCTGACGATCGCTCCACGCGCGGTGGCTCGTTTCCGGCGAGACCATCCGGATGTCCGGGTCGTGCTCGACGACATGTCCTCGGCGGTGCAGGCCGAACGCATCGAGCGGGGCCTGCTCGACGTCGGCTTCATGAGGCTCCCCGCGCCGGCGCCGCTGGACTCCGTCTCGCTCGAGACCGATACTCTCGCCGTCGCCTCACCCGCGGGATGGGATCCACCCGAAGACGCCGCGGGTCTGGTCCCGTGGCTCGATGCGCATCCCGTGATCGCGCTGGCCGAGGACCGCGGTCCTGGTCTGTCCGCGCAGGTCCGCCGGTACTTCGCGGAGTCGGGATCGAGCCCCGCGCCGGCTCAGTATGCGCGGGACATCCAGACCGTTCTCGCCCTGGTCGCCGCCGGTGCCGGGGTCGGTGTCGTCCCCTACAGCGCGCGCCGTATCGCTCCCCAGGGGATCACGTTCCAACCGATCCGAGCCGCCGCCTCCAGTTGGCACGTCGGAGTGGTCTGGCATCCCGGTCGGGTGACCCCGGTCATCCGGAAGTTCCTGGAAGGCGTCGCCGCCAACGCGCCAGCCGATTCGCCCCGACGATCGACCAGCTGA
- a CDS encoding nitrilase family protein has product MTTESGFRASVVQFEAVPLGKERNLATVRSLARSAAENGSRLVVFPEMCLLGYWHLTKRSEAELWEHAEPADGPLVSALARISRELGIGVGAGFLESSGSRLFNSYAVCLPDGGVHIHRKLHAFEHPAISSGDSFTVFDTPWNIRMGILICWDNNLVENVRAVALHGATVLIAPHQTGGTNSRSPYGMKPIPTELWTNRHRDPQALQQAVNGPSGREWLMRWLPSRAHDNGLFVLFSNGIGQDDDEIRTGNAMILDPYGRIVAETDVADEATVTAELDLSLLPLATGRRWLLGRRPELYGILTRPTGLERDARAARHSSDPVPLDVRAKD; this is encoded by the coding sequence GTGACCACCGAATCCGGCTTTCGAGCTTCCGTCGTCCAATTCGAGGCCGTCCCGCTGGGGAAGGAGAGGAATCTCGCCACGGTCCGATCCCTCGCCCGGTCAGCCGCGGAGAACGGCAGCCGGCTCGTCGTCTTTCCCGAGATGTGTCTGCTGGGTTACTGGCATCTGACCAAGCGGAGCGAGGCCGAGCTCTGGGAACACGCCGAACCGGCGGACGGCCCCCTGGTCTCCGCCCTGGCGCGCATCTCCCGCGAGCTGGGAATCGGAGTCGGGGCAGGCTTCCTGGAGAGCAGCGGTTCGCGCCTCTTCAATTCGTATGCCGTCTGCCTGCCCGACGGTGGCGTCCACATCCACCGCAAGCTGCACGCCTTCGAACACCCCGCCATCTCCAGTGGCGACTCCTTCACCGTGTTCGACACTCCGTGGAACATCCGGATGGGGATCCTGATCTGCTGGGACAACAACCTGGTCGAGAACGTCCGCGCCGTCGCCCTGCATGGCGCGACGGTGCTCATCGCGCCGCACCAGACGGGCGGGACCAACTCGAGGAGCCCGTACGGGATGAAGCCCATCCCCACCGAGCTGTGGACGAATCGGCATCGCGACCCGCAGGCGCTTCAGCAAGCCGTCAACGGCCCATCCGGTCGCGAGTGGCTGATGCGCTGGCTGCCGTCCCGAGCGCACGACAACGGGCTGTTCGTGCTGTTCTCGAACGGCATCGGCCAGGACGATGACGAGATCCGCACGGGCAACGCGATGATCTTGGACCCGTATGGACGGATCGTCGCCGAGACGGATGTGGCGGATGAGGCGACGGTCACGGCAGAGCTGGACCTGTCGTTGCTGCCGCTGGCGACGGGCCGACGCTGGCTGCTGGGCCGGAGACCCGAGCTCTACGGCATCCTCACCCGCCCCACCGGTCTCGAGAGGGATGCGCGGGCGGCCCGCCACTCGTCGGATCCTGTCCCTCTCGACGTGCGCGCGAAAGACTGA
- a CDS encoding RICIN domain-containing protein has translation MRRTLRTVLGTATAIGAVFGLSLMSAAGANAYQPSQQDLYQATAPGSCNKSPCVLYPKSAQLPGGRLVAAFEDDESPVVGQTLPLYKSDDLGDTWQKLTDIKPPAALSSSPAYAKYTSNWTNPFFYVLPQDLGTLKAGTLLLADVVSGADIAPNPNGNGNRQDVAIALYGSTDQGVTWTVKGIIATGPNQAQDPVWEPYLMMYQGKLVAYYSDENDYVGYDATTGVAVLDPNNTTAPDSGGQILAHRTWDGIGAWSAPVVDVAGDTQTLANGKTEIGGGRPGMTNVVPTTDGKWLLTFEYWGGGADVRYKIADDPTRFFADGKPSGDPISSLPVATSGPLAQGGSPVLSRFPDGRIAYNAAGSSDVWVNASGSSTGTWKEYRTPVAAGYSRALQYVQGTGRLEILQATWGNGSIGPVHYGQVDLGYSAGAYYTIVNRATGQVLSTDANKTQDADFTGDAPDIISWTNAPSNDTQRWHVVTKGSSVTFLNKAGGRSIGIWTGSATAGQRVAQWVDDGATDKLWNLVSTGDGYVRIQSVRNPALYLTGAAWSGTTVANAVPAGDHSQEWQLVQATP, from the coding sequence ATGCGACGAACTCTGCGAACCGTGCTCGGCACTGCAACTGCGATCGGGGCCGTCTTCGGCCTGTCCCTGATGAGTGCTGCCGGCGCCAACGCGTATCAACCGAGCCAGCAGGACCTCTATCAAGCCACAGCCCCCGGGTCCTGCAACAAGAGCCCGTGCGTCCTCTACCCCAAGTCGGCACAACTGCCCGGCGGCCGGCTCGTCGCGGCGTTCGAGGACGACGAGTCCCCGGTCGTCGGCCAGACGCTGCCTCTCTACAAGAGCGACGATCTCGGCGACACGTGGCAGAAGCTCACCGATATCAAGCCTCCTGCCGCGCTGAGTTCCAGCCCTGCGTACGCGAAGTACACCAGCAACTGGACCAACCCGTTCTTCTACGTGCTCCCCCAGGACCTCGGCACCCTGAAGGCCGGCACGCTCCTCCTTGCGGACGTCGTGTCCGGCGCTGACATCGCCCCGAACCCCAACGGGAACGGCAACCGGCAGGACGTCGCCATCGCCCTGTACGGCAGCACCGACCAGGGCGTGACCTGGACCGTGAAGGGGATCATCGCGACCGGGCCGAATCAGGCGCAGGACCCGGTGTGGGAACCGTACCTGATGATGTACCAGGGCAAACTCGTCGCCTACTACTCGGACGAGAACGACTATGTCGGGTACGACGCCACGACCGGCGTGGCCGTGCTGGACCCGAACAACACGACCGCGCCCGATTCCGGCGGCCAGATCCTCGCGCATCGCACCTGGGACGGGATCGGCGCCTGGAGTGCGCCGGTGGTCGACGTCGCCGGCGACACCCAGACTCTGGCCAACGGAAAGACCGAGATCGGCGGTGGCCGGCCGGGGATGACCAACGTCGTTCCCACCACCGACGGCAAGTGGCTCCTCACATTCGAGTACTGGGGCGGCGGCGCCGACGTCCGCTACAAGATCGCGGACGACCCGACACGGTTCTTCGCCGACGGCAAGCCGTCCGGTGATCCGATCTCCTCACTCCCGGTCGCCACGTCCGGCCCCCTCGCGCAGGGCGGCAGCCCCGTCCTGAGCCGATTCCCGGACGGCCGCATTGCATACAACGCGGCCGGGAGCTCCGATGTGTGGGTCAACGCGTCGGGATCGAGCACGGGAACCTGGAAGGAGTACCGGACTCCCGTCGCCGCCGGTTACAGCCGGGCGCTCCAGTATGTGCAGGGCACAGGACGGCTCGAGATCCTTCAGGCCACCTGGGGCAACGGCAGCATCGGTCCCGTCCATTACGGTCAGGTCGACCTCGGCTACTCCGCCGGCGCCTACTACACGATCGTGAACCGCGCGACCGGCCAGGTGCTCAGCACCGATGCGAATAAGACGCAGGACGCCGACTTCACCGGCGACGCCCCGGACATCATCTCCTGGACGAACGCACCATCGAACGACACCCAGCGCTGGCATGTCGTGACGAAAGGCTCCAGCGTCACCTTCCTCAACAAGGCGGGTGGCCGCAGCATCGGCATCTGGACGGGGTCGGCAACGGCCGGACAGCGAGTAGCGCAGTGGGTCGACGACGGCGCTACCGACAAGCTGTGGAATCTCGTCTCCACCGGTGACGGTTACGTCCGCATCCAATCCGTGCGCAATCCGGCGCTCTACCTGACCGGCGCAGCCTGGAGCGGGACCACCGTTGCGAACGCTGTGCCCGCCGGCGACCACTCGCAGGAGTGGCAGCTGGTCCAAGCAACGCCGTGA
- a CDS encoding extracellular solute-binding protein: MTRSTFSRRRRIRAASAAVLATAALVGGLTACSSGGSSAGGPTTLWALTGDQTGVVQPAVTAWNSAHPDQKITAQYFANDAYKTKIKTAVGAGSAPTIIYSWAGGTLADYVKAGKVADLTEDTAKVKTKYNESVWNLGVVDGKTYAVPMDPSYPVLMYFNKEVLDKAGVDVPKTWEDILAAIPKLKSAGVLPFALAGGSKWPELMWEEYLVDRVAGPDAFAAVEEGKKDAWSDPGIIKANTMIQQLVDAGAFGSDFNSVVADSNADVALLYTGKAAMLLQGAWAYGAFQSGDAKFTSSGLGYTNFPSVEDGKGDPKDIVGNVSGYFSVSANASDEQKKNAVDFLTEGVFDDAYTKRLLDSGQVPPVKGVSSLIQGGTESFLGQTSSLIDQAPSFQMSWDQALPSAQATALLTNLDKLFSKQITPKQFSDAMNETIGK; the protein is encoded by the coding sequence ATGACTCGCAGCACGTTCTCGCGCCGCCGCCGCATCCGCGCCGCGTCGGCCGCGGTCCTGGCAACAGCGGCCCTGGTCGGCGGGCTGACCGCCTGCTCCTCCGGGGGCTCCAGCGCCGGCGGACCGACGACCCTCTGGGCGCTGACCGGAGACCAGACCGGCGTCGTCCAGCCCGCGGTCACGGCGTGGAACTCGGCGCACCCCGATCAGAAGATCACCGCGCAGTACTTCGCCAACGACGCGTACAAGACGAAGATCAAGACCGCTGTGGGCGCCGGTTCCGCACCCACGATCATCTACAGCTGGGCCGGCGGTACGCTCGCCGACTACGTCAAGGCCGGAAAGGTCGCCGATCTCACCGAGGACACCGCGAAGGTGAAGACGAAATACAACGAGTCCGTCTGGAATCTCGGGGTCGTCGACGGCAAGACCTACGCCGTTCCCATGGATCCGTCGTATCCGGTGCTCATGTACTTCAACAAGGAGGTCCTGGACAAGGCGGGGGTCGATGTCCCGAAGACGTGGGAGGACATCCTCGCCGCCATCCCGAAGCTGAAGAGCGCGGGTGTCCTCCCGTTCGCTCTGGCCGGCGGGAGCAAGTGGCCCGAGCTGATGTGGGAGGAGTACCTGGTCGACCGGGTCGCGGGGCCGGACGCGTTCGCGGCAGTCGAGGAAGGCAAGAAGGACGCCTGGAGCGATCCCGGCATCATCAAGGCGAACACGATGATCCAGCAGCTGGTCGACGCCGGCGCGTTCGGAAGCGACTTCAACTCGGTCGTCGCCGACAGCAACGCGGACGTCGCGCTCCTCTACACCGGTAAGGCCGCCATGCTGCTCCAGGGAGCGTGGGCATACGGCGCGTTCCAGTCGGGGGACGCGAAGTTCACCTCCTCCGGCCTGGGGTACACCAACTTCCCGTCCGTCGAGGACGGCAAGGGCGACCCCAAGGACATCGTCGGGAACGTCTCCGGGTACTTCTCGGTCTCGGCGAACGCGTCCGACGAGCAGAAGAAGAACGCGGTCGACTTCCTCACCGAGGGCGTCTTCGACGACGCTTACACCAAGCGGCTCCTCGACAGCGGTCAGGTGCCGCCGGTGAAGGGCGTCTCCAGTCTTATCCAGGGAGGAACGGAGTCCTTCCTCGGGCAGACCTCGTCGTTGATCGACCAGGCGCCGAGCTTCCAGATGTCGTGGGATCAGGCGCTCCCGTCCGCACAGGCGACCGCGCTGCTGACCAACCTCGACAAGCTGTTCAGCAAACAGATCACTCCGAAGCAGTTCTCCGACGCGATGAACGAGACGATCGGCAAGTAG
- a CDS encoding sugar ABC transporter permease has translation MSSSTIKTGGARLRSTGPSGWYLAPALGVFVLFAVVPLVVALWLSFTQWDAIGTPVFVGIQNWAQVLADGGTWHSLQLTLEVVVLSWLFQTPISLLLGVFVAGKQRHRAVLAAIYFVPLILSSAAIGIAFKAILDPNFGLADSLGVPWLKQNWLGSPSLILPVVVFVIAWQFVPFHTLLYQGGARQIPASLYEASEIDGASRVQQFFSITLPQLKYTIITSSTLMITGSLTYFDVVFILTGGVPSDSINILPIDMYVTGFSASQFGTASVLAIILAAIGLIVSLVLTRFSGFNRMSSQQEGA, from the coding sequence ATGTCGTCAAGCACCATCAAGACCGGTGGGGCGCGACTGCGCTCCACCGGTCCGTCGGGCTGGTACCTGGCCCCGGCCCTCGGCGTCTTCGTCCTCTTCGCCGTCGTGCCCCTGGTCGTAGCGCTCTGGTTGAGCTTCACCCAGTGGGATGCGATCGGCACACCGGTATTCGTCGGCATCCAGAACTGGGCGCAGGTCCTGGCGGATGGCGGGACCTGGCATTCCCTCCAGCTGACCCTGGAAGTCGTCGTGCTCTCGTGGCTCTTCCAGACGCCGATCAGCCTCCTCCTCGGCGTGTTCGTCGCCGGGAAACAGCGCCATCGTGCCGTGCTCGCCGCGATCTACTTCGTGCCGCTCATCCTCTCTTCTGCCGCGATCGGCATCGCCTTCAAGGCGATCCTCGACCCCAACTTCGGCCTCGCAGACTCCCTCGGGGTGCCGTGGCTGAAGCAGAACTGGCTCGGAAGTCCCAGTCTGATCCTGCCTGTCGTCGTGTTCGTCATCGCGTGGCAGTTCGTCCCGTTCCACACGCTGCTCTATCAGGGCGGAGCGCGCCAGATCCCGGCCAGCCTCTATGAAGCGTCGGAAATCGACGGTGCGTCGCGTGTGCAGCAGTTCTTCTCCATCACGCTCCCGCAGCTGAAGTACACGATCATCACGTCGTCGACGCTGATGATCACCGGGTCCCTCACCTACTTCGACGTCGTCTTCATCCTCACCGGAGGGGTTCCCTCGGATTCGATCAACATCCTGCCCATCGACATGTACGTGACCGGTTTCTCCGCGAGCCAGTTCGGGACCGCCAGCGTGCTGGCCATCATCCTGGCGGCCATCGGGCTGATCGTGTCGCTCGTACTCACCCGGTTCAGCGGATTCAACCGCATGTCCAGCCAACAGGAAGGAGCATGA
- a CDS encoding carbohydrate ABC transporter permease — protein sequence MSTLTQTKARTTGSGMAAVTPARRFRRPNILGAIGGYLWLAVIVLPIYYIVITSVRPQQGFYSSNQLLPPAAPTFDQYALVLQSDFLLYLANSVIVTVASVFVTVALSLGAAYAIVRSDTRFTRWGFAVFLLGLAVPLQATIIPLFYMMSKVGLYDSLLALVLPSIGFAIPLTVLVLSNFLRDLPNELFESMRVDGASHWKMLTSLVVPLSRPAIITVVIYDALTVWNGFLFPLVLTQSPDKRTLPLSLWTFQGQFSVNVPATLAAVVLSTLPIFALYLIGRRQLVAGITAGFGK from the coding sequence ATGAGCACGCTCACTCAGACGAAGGCTCGGACCACCGGATCCGGGATGGCGGCCGTCACCCCGGCGCGCCGGTTCCGCCGCCCCAACATCCTCGGAGCGATCGGCGGATACCTGTGGCTCGCCGTGATCGTCCTCCCGATCTACTACATCGTCATCACCAGCGTTCGGCCGCAGCAGGGGTTCTACTCCTCCAACCAGCTGCTGCCACCCGCCGCCCCCACGTTCGATCAGTACGCGCTCGTGCTGCAGAGCGACTTCCTCCTCTACCTGGCGAACAGCGTCATCGTCACGGTGGCCAGTGTCTTCGTGACCGTCGCCCTGAGCCTGGGGGCCGCCTACGCGATCGTTCGATCCGACACGCGCTTCACGCGGTGGGGGTTCGCCGTGTTCCTGCTCGGGCTTGCCGTGCCGCTGCAGGCGACGATCATCCCGCTGTTCTACATGATGAGCAAAGTGGGCCTCTACGACTCGCTCCTCGCCCTGGTGCTTCCCTCCATCGGGTTCGCCATCCCGTTGACGGTTCTCGTCCTCAGCAACTTCCTGCGCGACCTTCCCAACGAATTGTTCGAGTCGATGCGCGTCGATGGGGCGTCTCATTGGAAGATGCTGACTTCCCTCGTGGTCCCGCTTTCCCGCCCGGCGATCATCACCGTGGTGATCTACGATGCCCTGACCGTCTGGAACGGCTTCCTTTTCCCTCTGGTGCTCACACAGAGTCCGGACAAGCGAACGCTGCCGCTGTCGTTGTGGACCTTCCAGGGCCAGTTCAGCGTCAACGTGCCCGCCACGCTGGCAGCGGTGGTGCTCTCGACACTCCCGATCTTCGCCCTCTACCTGATCGGCCGGCGTCAACTCGTCGCGGGCATCACCGCCGGGTTCGGGAAATGA
- a CDS encoding LacI family DNA-binding transcriptional regulator, whose translation MISTETAAAGGHRTTLSAVARAAGVSIGTASKVVNGRTGVGPETRQRVQEVIGELGYVSIGERQQSSLNRGEISVELLLDSKDIANPYISTFLQGVMDAAGTFDVGVTLRNLSGVERRDPVRWAQKLARAGRSGVIELTSAYSANRAKALRAVGLQMVLVDPIDVPRTSIPSIGATNWQGAYSATRHLLDLGHERIAYIGGPEGAACDIARAHGWAAAMAEAGIMVDATSVPRAGYTFQHGLAAGTELLRSADRPTAIFAGSDVSATGVLEAARRAGLSVPEDLSVVGFDDTHIASISTPPLTAVHQPIADIGRAALSTLLRLARGEVLVTKRIELSTELVVRASSARPPKKIRPAADSAPENGAP comes from the coding sequence ATGATCTCCACCGAGACGGCGGCCGCCGGCGGTCACCGCACGACGCTGTCCGCGGTTGCGCGGGCGGCGGGGGTGTCGATCGGGACCGCCTCGAAAGTGGTCAACGGACGCACAGGGGTCGGGCCCGAGACACGCCAGCGGGTGCAGGAGGTCATCGGGGAGCTCGGCTACGTCAGCATCGGGGAACGCCAGCAGAGCTCGCTCAACCGCGGCGAGATCAGTGTGGAGCTCCTTCTCGATTCGAAGGACATCGCGAACCCCTACATCTCGACCTTCCTCCAGGGCGTCATGGATGCCGCGGGGACGTTCGACGTCGGCGTCACCCTGCGGAACCTCTCCGGAGTCGAACGTCGTGATCCCGTGCGCTGGGCCCAGAAGCTCGCGCGGGCCGGACGCAGTGGGGTCATCGAGCTCACCAGCGCCTACTCGGCGAACCGCGCGAAGGCGTTGAGGGCGGTGGGGCTGCAGATGGTGCTCGTCGACCCGATCGACGTCCCTCGGACGAGCATCCCCAGCATCGGCGCCACGAACTGGCAAGGCGCGTATTCCGCGACGCGTCATCTGCTGGACCTCGGGCACGAGCGCATCGCGTACATCGGAGGCCCGGAAGGCGCCGCCTGCGACATCGCTCGCGCCCACGGCTGGGCGGCCGCTATGGCGGAGGCCGGCATCATGGTGGACGCGACCTCGGTACCGCGTGCCGGCTACACGTTCCAGCACGGGCTCGCCGCCGGGACGGAGCTCCTGCGTTCGGCGGACCGGCCGACCGCGATCTTCGCCGGCAGCGACGTGTCGGCCACGGGCGTTCTCGAGGCCGCCCGCCGCGCGGGGCTCTCCGTGCCGGAGGACCTCAGTGTCGTGGGGTTCGACGACACCCACATAGCGTCGATCTCCACACCTCCGCTGACCGCCGTCCATCAGCCCATCGCGGACATCGGACGCGCCGCCCTGTCGACGCTGCTGCGCCTGGCCAGAGGCGAGGTGCTCGTCACCAAGCGCATCGAACTGTCCACCGAACTCGTCGTCCGGGCCTCCAGTGCTCGTCCGCCGAAGAAGATTCGCCCCGCCGCCGACAGCGCGCCCGAGAACGGAGCCCCATGA
- a CDS encoding glycoside hydrolase family 3 N-terminal domain-containing protein has translation MTITDETTELWRDPARLPDERARDLLQRMTLREKLHQLGSTWPDAEGAGADVAPMQDTLVRAEPFDDAVRDGLGQITRPFGTAPISVSAGREKLVALQRRVMEANRFRIPAVAHEECLTGFTAWTATVYPTPLAWASTNDPELIEEMAAAIGEDMRSVGIHQGLAPVLDVVRDYRWGRVEETLGEDPALVGELATAYVRGLQSSGVVATLKHFAGYSASRGARNHAPVTMGPREFADVVLPPFARAVIDGGVRSVMNSYADVDGVPPAADRELLTRVLRDEWGFEGTVVSDYWAIPFLQSTHRIAESITDAGIQSLTAGMDVELPHTLGFDDSLLGAVEDGRLDASTIDEAAFRVLRQKAELGLLDPYWTPEEDGLSSYDLDSPRNRRIARRVAEESVILLQNEQRALPLAAPPRIAVIGPGADDSGCLFGCYSFPNHVIPGYPEAGIGVDAPTVLQAVRAEFPDSVIDYDPGVSISGTDTSRIAAAAELAARADVTILVVGDRSGMFGHGTSGEGCDVTDLALPGVQEQLADSVLDASPRVVLVVLSGRPYAIGAIAARSAAALQVFFPGEEGAGAIAGVLSGRIEPSGRLPVQIPGEAASQPGTYLAAPLALRSDGVSNIDPTPAFPFGHGLSYSSLTIEEVRADRSETDTGGRVRISATVANIGDRVAWAVPQLYVSDPVASVTRPVRTRLASRRVRLEPGRRSVVHFDVHTAVLGFTGRDLRYRVEAGDLVFTVAQSAADPGLAATLRLRGATRYPSVSRRRSVPTTVAPGA, from the coding sequence ATGACGATCACCGATGAGACCACGGAGCTGTGGCGCGACCCCGCCCGGCTGCCCGATGAGCGAGCCCGCGATTTGCTGCAGCGGATGACGCTCAGGGAGAAGCTGCACCAATTGGGGAGCACCTGGCCGGACGCGGAGGGCGCAGGCGCCGACGTGGCGCCCATGCAGGACACGCTCGTGAGGGCGGAACCGTTCGACGACGCCGTCCGAGACGGCCTCGGCCAGATCACGAGGCCGTTCGGGACTGCTCCGATCTCGGTCTCCGCCGGGAGAGAGAAACTCGTCGCGTTGCAGCGGCGGGTCATGGAGGCCAACAGGTTCCGCATCCCCGCCGTGGCGCACGAGGAGTGCCTGACCGGTTTCACCGCGTGGACGGCGACGGTCTACCCGACCCCGCTCGCGTGGGCATCGACGAACGACCCGGAGCTGATCGAGGAGATGGCCGCCGCGATCGGAGAGGACATGCGTTCGGTGGGCATCCACCAGGGCCTGGCGCCCGTGCTCGACGTCGTGCGCGACTACCGGTGGGGTCGCGTCGAGGAGACGCTGGGAGAAGACCCGGCCCTTGTGGGCGAACTCGCGACCGCCTATGTGAGAGGCCTGCAGTCGTCCGGGGTGGTTGCGACCCTCAAGCACTTCGCCGGCTACAGCGCGTCCCGTGGCGCGCGCAATCACGCGCCCGTGACGATGGGGCCGCGCGAGTTCGCGGACGTCGTCCTCCCACCCTTCGCCAGAGCAGTGATCGACGGTGGCGTGCGATCGGTGATGAACTCCTACGCCGACGTCGATGGCGTGCCTCCGGCCGCCGACCGCGAACTCCTCACTCGCGTTCTCCGCGATGAGTGGGGATTCGAGGGCACCGTCGTGTCCGACTACTGGGCGATACCGTTCCTCCAATCCACGCACCGCATCGCCGAGAGCATCACCGACGCCGGGATCCAGTCCCTCACGGCAGGCATGGATGTCGAGCTCCCGCACACACTCGGCTTCGATGACTCGCTGCTCGGGGCTGTGGAGGACGGCCGTCTCGACGCGAGCACCATCGACGAGGCGGCTTTCCGCGTCCTGAGGCAGAAGGCCGAGCTCGGGCTGCTGGACCCGTACTGGACTCCGGAGGAGGACGGGCTCTCCTCGTACGATCTCGACTCGCCTCGCAACCGGCGCATCGCCCGCCGGGTCGCGGAGGAGTCGGTGATCCTCCTCCAGAACGAGCAGCGGGCACTTCCGCTCGCGGCGCCTCCCCGCATCGCCGTCATCGGCCCGGGGGCGGACGACTCCGGATGCCTGTTCGGGTGCTACTCCTTCCCCAACCACGTCATCCCCGGGTACCCGGAAGCCGGGATCGGCGTGGACGCTCCCACGGTTCTGCAGGCCGTCCGAGCCGAATTCCCGGACAGCGTGATCGATTACGACCCGGGCGTCTCCATCAGCGGCACGGACACCTCCCGGATCGCCGCCGCCGCCGAACTCGCCGCGCGAGCGGACGTGACCATCCTCGTCGTGGGGGATCGGTCGGGCATGTTCGGCCACGGCACCTCCGGCGAAGGATGCGACGTGACGGACCTCGCCCTCCCGGGCGTGCAGGAGCAGCTCGCCGACAGCGTGCTCGATGCATCCCCCCGGGTAGTGCTCGTGGTTCTCTCCGGAAGGCCGTACGCCATCGGCGCCATCGCAGCACGCTCCGCCGCGGCGCTCCAGGTGTTCTTCCCCGGCGAGGAGGGTGCAGGCGCCATCGCCGGGGTGCTCTCCGGGCGCATCGAACCGTCGGGTCGGCTCCCGGTGCAGATCCCGGGGGAGGCGGCGAGCCAGCCCGGAACGTACCTGGCGGCTCCTCTCGCATTGAGAAGCGACGGCGTCAGCAACATCGACCCGACGCCCGCCTTTCCCTTCGGGCACGGACTCTCGTACTCCTCGTTGACGATCGAGGAGGTACGGGCGGACCGCAGTGAGACGGATACAGGTGGTCGCGTACGCATCTCGGCCACGGTGGCGAACATCGGCGACAGGGTCGCCTGGGCCGTCCCGCAGCTCTATGTCAGCGACCCCGTGGCCTCGGTGACGCGGCCCGTTCGCACCCGCCTCGCCTCACGGAGAGTGCGATTGGAGCCAGGCCGACGGTCGGTCGTGCATTTCGACGTGCACACCGCTGTGCTCGGATTCACCGGTCGCGACCTGCGCTATCGCGTGGAAGCGGGGGACCTGGTCTTCACCGTCGCGCAGAGCGCCGCCGACCCGGGGCTCGCGGCGACCCTCCGCCTGCGCGGAGCGACACGGTACCCCTCGGTATCGCGCCGACGATCGGTCCCGACCACGGTGGCGCCTGGGGCATGA